A section of the Candidatus Omnitrophota bacterium genome encodes:
- the rny gene encoding ribonuclease Y translates to MEGSNNIMLLIMALAIIVVSTYGGYLISSFFLKRRLNITREKTNQLMEEAKQKASNIHKEAQLESKDLLYRLRMDFENENKERRQELSNMEKRMLQKEENLDRRVELLERKEKDIANKQNSINTLEDNLSKKAQHLESLIAEEKGMLQRISSLSPQQAKELLLSRMEQELNVEKAVLIKNMEDQIRETAVKKAQEIIALSIQRTSVDHTSESTVSVVPLPNDEMKGRIIGREGRNIRALEMATGIDVIIDDTPEAVILSGFDVVRREIARISLEKLIVDGRIHPGRIEEVVDKVKKEMEVNIREEGERAAFDIGVHGLHPEIIKLLGRLKYRTSFGQNALQHSKEVAYLMGVMASELRADFKLARKIGLLHDIGKAIDQDVEGTHAGIGADLARKYGESPDVVSAIAAHHEEVELNSFYSVLAAAADAISAARPGARRETLETYIKRLEKLEAIANLFSGVEKAFAIQAGREVRIIVQPEKIKDSDVVILARDIRKKIEEGMEYPGQVKVTVIRETRAIEYAK, encoded by the coding sequence ATGGAAGGTTCAAATAATATCATGCTATTGATTATGGCCTTGGCCATAATCGTTGTAAGCACCTATGGAGGTTATCTGATTTCTAGTTTTTTTCTCAAGCGCAGATTAAACATCACTCGCGAAAAGACTAATCAGTTAATGGAGGAAGCAAAGCAGAAGGCTTCTAATATTCATAAAGAAGCCCAGCTCGAATCCAAAGATTTACTTTACCGCTTACGAATGGATTTTGAAAACGAGAACAAAGAACGCCGTCAGGAATTAAGCAACATGGAAAAAAGAATGCTGCAGAAAGAAGAGAACCTTGATAGGCGTGTAGAGTTACTGGAGAGAAAAGAAAAGGATATTGCAAATAAGCAGAACAGCATTAATACCTTAGAGGACAATCTAAGCAAGAAAGCCCAGCATCTAGAATCTTTGATTGCCGAAGAAAAAGGTATGCTGCAGAGAATCTCTTCTCTGTCTCCTCAGCAGGCGAAAGAACTGCTACTTTCACGTATGGAGCAAGAACTGAATGTAGAAAAGGCCGTACTGATAAAGAATATGGAAGATCAGATTAGGGAGACTGCGGTTAAAAAGGCGCAGGAGATAATAGCCTTATCTATCCAGCGTACGTCTGTAGATCACACAAGCGAATCTACCGTAAGCGTTGTCCCTCTGCCCAACGATGAGATGAAGGGTAGGATTATCGGCCGCGAAGGACGAAATATCCGCGCCCTAGAAATGGCCACTGGAATAGACGTTATTATTGATGATACTCCAGAGGCAGTGATACTATCTGGTTTTGACGTTGTACGCAGGGAGATTGCTCGTATTTCTTTAGAAAAACTTATAGTTGATGGTCGCATTCATCCTGGTAGGATTGAAGAGGTGGTGGATAAGGTTAAGAAGGAAATGGAGGTTAACATCAGGGAAGAAGGCGAACGTGCTGCTTTTGATATTGGCGTACACGGCCTACACCCTGAAATTATCAAACTACTCGGAAGATTGAAATATCGTACTAGCTTTGGCCAGAACGCCTTGCAACATTCTAAAGAGGTCGCCTATCTTATGGGGGTTATGGCCTCGGAATTAAGGGCAGATTTTAAACTGGCACGTAAGATTGGCCTGCTTCATGATATCGGCAAGGCAATTGATCAGGATGTAGAGGGTACCCATGCTGGTATTGGCGCAGATCTTGCGAGGAAATACGGCGAATCTCCGGATGTGGTTAGTGCAATTGCCGCACATCATGAAGAGGTAGAGCTAAATTCTTTCTATTCAGTCTTGGCTGCGGCTGCAGACGCAATCAGCGCTGCAAGACCTGGTGCGCGCCGAGAAACCCTTGAGACTTATATTAAACGCCTTGAGAAATTGGAGGCGATTGCTAATTTGTTTAGTGGCGTAGAAAAGGCATTTGCTATTCAGGCTGGACGAGAAGTTAGGATTATTGTTCAGCCAGAAAAGATTAAGGATTCTGATGTCGTGATTTTAGCTCGCGATATCCGCAAGAAAATAGAAGAGGGCATGGAATATCCAGGTCAAGTCAAGGTTACGGTCATCAGAGAGACAAGGGCCATAGAATACGCTAAATAG
- a CDS encoding 5-formyltetrahydrofolate cyclo-ligase yields MTKKTVRKIMLKKLKNQKEVLRLKKSRMIMHKLFALKRFRSAKTVMFYASFAGEVDTYKMIKEAIKKGKVVGLPFIAENKKRLIPRAIKGLCNSLQESRFGSPQPRLDCSRSIPKKDLDFVVVPGLAFDRSGLRLGRGQGYYDRFLKNLSKNTYTAGVCFDFQIVSSLPHTSCDLPVERVISA; encoded by the coding sequence ATGACCAAGAAAACAGTAAGAAAAATAATGCTAAAAAAGCTTAAAAACCAGAAGGAGGTTTTAAGACTTAAAAAAAGTAGAATGATTATGCATAAGTTATTTGCGCTCAAAAGATTTAGGAGTGCAAAGACGGTTATGTTTTATGCATCTTTTGCTGGTGAGGTAGATACATATAAGATGATTAAAGAGGCAATTAAGAAAGGTAAGGTCGTTGGCCTGCCATTCATAGCAGAAAATAAGAAGAGATTGATTCCGCGAGCAATCAAAGGTCTATGCAATTCATTGCAAGAAAGCAGATTTGGTAGTCCACAGCCAAGACTTGATTGTTCTCGGTCTATTCCAAAAAAAGATTTAGACTTCGTTGTTGTTCCCGGTCTTGCTTTTGACCGTTCAGGTCTTAGATTAGGCAGAGGTCAAGGTTATTATGACCGTTTTTTGAAAAATCTATCTAAGAATACTTATACAGCTGGAGTCTGCTTTGATTTTCAAATCGTCTCTTCTCTGCCTCATACCTCTTGTGACCTCCCAGTAGAAAGAGTAATCAGCGCATAA
- the nifU gene encoding Fe-S cluster assembly scaffold protein NifU, producing the protein MEAYSEKVMEHFLHPRNVGEIPDASGIGNVGNPVCGDILRLYIKVEDGVISDAKFKTYGCGAAIATSSMVTELIKGKTIEEALKISNKAVAEALGGLPQIKMHCSVLAEEALKSAITDYRKREANNDQENSKKNNAKKA; encoded by the coding sequence ATGGAAGCATACAGCGAAAAAGTAATGGAGCATTTTCTTCACCCGCGCAATGTGGGTGAGATACCTGATGCCAGTGGCATAGGTAATGTCGGTAATCCCGTCTGCGGGGACATCTTAAGATTATATATTAAAGTAGAAGACGGCGTAATTAGCGATGCAAAGTTTAAAACGTATGGCTGTGGTGCCGCGATTGCTACAAGTTCAATGGTTACTGAATTAATTAAAGGAAAGACAATAGAGGAGGCGCTAAAGATTTCCAACAAGGCTGTAGCCGAGGCCTTAGGAGGTCTGCCACAGATTAAGATGCACTGCTCTGTATTAGCCGAGGAGGCATTAAAGTCAGCAATTACTGATTATCGTAAAAGAGAAGCGAATAATGACCAAGAAAACAGTAAGAAAAATAATGCTAAAAAAGCTTAA
- a CDS encoding methylenetetrahydrofolate reductase C-terminal domain-containing protein, which produces MIISKQKPFEEILKILSPYSKIFIVGCGTCSTTCKSGGEEEVAKIKPALEKAGKLITGTVVSESPCVAAQVKVPFAKNRKAIEEADAMLVLSCGSGVQSVKENDRWDKPVLPGCDTLFAATVNAKGEFNEYCSHCGECVLDITGGICPVTRCAKGLLNGPCGGMDKGKCEVDKDQDCAWVLIYKEAEKHKNLGKFRQIQDPKDHSQSIKPHKLKLEQ; this is translated from the coding sequence ATGATAATCAGTAAACAAAAACCATTTGAAGAAATCCTAAAGATATTAAGCCCTTATAGCAAGATATTTATTGTTGGTTGCGGTACATGTTCTACGACCTGTAAAAGCGGCGGAGAAGAGGAGGTTGCCAAGATTAAGCCTGCTTTGGAAAAAGCCGGCAAGCTAATAACCGGGACAGTTGTTTCTGAATCTCCTTGTGTTGCCGCGCAGGTAAAGGTCCCCTTTGCTAAAAACAGGAAGGCGATAGAAGAGGCTGATGCAATGTTGGTTCTCTCTTGCGGCTCAGGAGTGCAGTCAGTAAAGGAAAATGACCGCTGGGATAAGCCAGTTTTACCTGGCTGTGACACCCTCTTTGCTGCTACTGTAAATGCCAAAGGTGAATTTAATGAATATTGTTCGCATTGCGGCGAGTGTGTCCTGGATATAACAGGAGGGATTTGTCCGGTTACGCGTTGTGCAAAGGGCCTGCTTAACGGTCCTTGCGGCGGTATGGATAAAGGTAAGTGCGAAGTAGATAAAGATCAGGATTGCGCCTGGGTCCTAATTTATAAAGAGGCAGAGAAACACAAAAATCTGGGTAAGTTTAGGCAGATACAAGACCCTAAAGATCATTCACAAAGCATTAAACCCCACAAACTAAAGTTGGAGCAGTAA
- a CDS encoding replication-associated recombination protein A, whose translation MRKKETFDFFIDRNTKDADYDRPLAARMRPRKLTEFVGQKHILASGRLLRRCIEADRLSSIILYGPPGTGKTSLAFCISSQTQAHFEQINAVTSNINQLRKITESAKLRKRNSGRRTILFIDELHHFNKQQQDVLNPFVEDETVILIGVTVENPFFSLNSPLLSRSHIFSLNPLTEEELREIINKALKDKQRGLGKLDIVLDEPACSFLCKVADGDARRCLNAIEIAALTTEQDKSGCIRLTLSVIEESIQKKAVVYDRDGDNHYDTISAFIKSMRGSDPDATLYWLAKMIYAGEDARFIARRICICAAEDVGNAQPQALVLANAARDILEYIGMPEARIALAQAAVFIACSPKSNASYMGIENALQDVKSGRTLEVPAHLRDSSYPGAEKLGHGKDYKYAHDYDKHYVKQKYIPKKKRYYIPTSMGYEAKIKKWLEELRAHDNQ comes from the coding sequence ATGAGAAAGAAAGAGACTTTTGATTTTTTTATAGATAGAAATACCAAGGATGCCGATTACGATAGGCCTCTAGCTGCAAGAATGCGGCCGCGTAAATTAACGGAGTTTGTAGGTCAGAAGCATATCCTGGCTTCTGGTAGACTCCTGCGGCGTTGTATTGAGGCAGATCGTTTAAGTTCGATTATTTTATATGGCCCACCTGGTACAGGCAAGACCTCTCTCGCCTTCTGCATAAGCTCTCAGACACAAGCCCACTTCGAACAGATCAATGCCGTTACCTCTAACATTAATCAACTGCGCAAGATTACTGAAAGCGCAAAACTCAGAAAGAGGAATAGCGGCAGAAGGACAATCCTTTTTATCGACGAGCTTCATCATTTCAATAAGCAACAGCAGGACGTCTTAAATCCTTTTGTGGAGGATGAGACGGTCATCTTAATCGGGGTCACAGTAGAGAATCCTTTCTTTTCTCTCAACAGTCCGCTTTTATCTCGTTCGCATATTTTTAGTCTTAATCCTTTGACCGAGGAGGAATTAAGGGAGATTATAAATAAGGCATTGAAGGATAAACAACGTGGCCTGGGAAAATTAGACATAGTATTGGATGAACCAGCCTGTAGTTTTCTTTGCAAGGTCGCAGATGGCGATGCGCGGCGTTGTCTTAATGCCATTGAGATAGCAGCCTTGACAACCGAGCAGGATAAATCAGGCTGTATTAGATTAACACTTTCAGTTATCGAGGAGTCAATTCAGAAAAAGGCTGTTGTCTATGACCGCGACGGTGATAATCATTATGATACTATCTCGGCATTTATCAAATCAATGCGTGGTTCTGACCCAGATGCAACGCTTTATTGGTTAGCAAAGATGATTTATGCCGGAGAGGATGCGCGTTTTATTGCCAGAAGAATCTGTATTTGTGCTGCTGAGGATGTTGGTAATGCTCAACCTCAGGCATTAGTCCTGGCAAATGCAGCAAGAGATATTCTAGAATACATTGGTATGCCTGAGGCAAGGATTGCCCTGGCTCAGGCTGCAGTTTTCATAGCCTGCTCGCCAAAATCAAACGCTTCCTATATGGGTATTGAGAATGCACTCCAGGACGTTAAATCCGGACGCACTCTGGAAGTACCTGCGCATTTGCGCGATTCTAGCTATCCTGGGGCAGAGAAATTAGGACATGGTAAGGATTATAAATATGCCCATGATTACGATAAACATTACGTAAAGCAAAAATATATACCCAAAAAGAAAAGATATTATATTCCGACAAGCATGGGTTATGAGGCCAAGATAAAGAAGTGGCTGGAGGAATTAAGGGCGCATGATAATCAGTAA
- the pheT gene encoding phenylalanine--tRNA ligase subunit beta has product MKISYNWLKDYIVIKQPVDKLAHKLTMAGLEVTDYRKTGDDWVLDIEVTSNRPDCLSHIGIAREVAAIYDKKLRLPSIKDIRREKSDQVSVKIENKKDCPLYTARVIDNALVKTSSCHMLNRLGVIGLRGVNSIVDITNYVLLEMGQPLHAFDLDKILNRCKMPIEIIVRRAKKDEKIVTIDGETRQLSCEILVIADRLGPIAIAGVMGGKDSEVDSSTKRLLLESAYFDPITIRTSRQKLGLNTESSYRFERDVNLCGVSKAQERVADLILKTSPKARCSRIFAAAAAKPKNKEVTLKLDCLYVNKLLGTDLAKETIVKILKRLEFSVKTQSKSRLTIKAPDFRKDIEGQEDVIEEIVRISGYDNIGLTLPAIIAKPQQRESVFLDECKRVIKRTLCASGFFEVISYSLESEAKASILSVDGKEIVRIENPLSKEQEVLRLSLLAGLLDVAAYNFNRSIDDVNIFEMGAVFKDTSSKIEESQEMGILAAGKKIDDWYRQACLKEKADFSLFDIKGILETCFLRLGIDIARLDFSPQALTPYENGIGIGVSCQGSSIGHFGKVEDLTLKKWGIRKKNVFLALIGLDKLLAISNLGKSFTKFSVFPTAARDISIIIEKGVRIKTIKDEILKKDIPILKEILLFDEYRGANIPKGSRSLSFSLKFAAFDRTLKEEEINAALEKVKDLLTDRFSAQIR; this is encoded by the coding sequence ATGAAGATATCCTATAATTGGTTAAAAGATTACATCGTAATAAAACAACCCGTTGATAAACTGGCCCATAAATTAACTATGGCTGGACTTGAGGTAACTGATTACAGAAAAACTGGCGATGATTGGGTCTTAGATATCGAGGTTACCTCAAATCGCCCTGATTGCTTAAGCCATATCGGCATAGCCCGAGAAGTTGCTGCTATTTATGACAAGAAGCTAAGACTGCCAAGCATTAAAGACATAAGGCGAGAGAAGTCAGATCAGGTATCTGTTAAAATCGAAAACAAAAAAGACTGCCCCCTGTATACAGCCAGGGTTATTGATAATGCCTTGGTTAAGACCTCATCCTGCCACATGCTGAATCGCCTGGGCGTTATTGGCCTAAGAGGCGTTAATAGCATTGTAGATATTACAAATTATGTATTACTCGAGATGGGTCAGCCTTTGCATGCCTTTGATTTGGATAAGATCCTTAATAGATGCAAGATGCCGATAGAGATAATTGTGCGCCGCGCCAAGAAGGATGAGAAGATAGTAACGATTGATGGAGAAACGCGCCAGCTATCTTGTGAGATCCTTGTTATTGCTGATAGATTAGGCCCTATTGCTATTGCCGGTGTTATGGGCGGAAAAGACTCAGAGGTAGATAGTTCTACAAAGAGACTGCTTCTTGAAAGCGCATATTTTGATCCCATAACCATAAGAACTAGCCGCCAGAAATTAGGCCTAAACACTGAATCTTCCTATAGGTTCGAGCGTGATGTAAATCTTTGCGGCGTTTCTAAGGCACAGGAGCGCGTTGCCGATTTAATCCTAAAGACATCACCCAAGGCTAGGTGCTCACGTATCTTTGCAGCGGCTGCTGCAAAACCAAAAAACAAAGAGGTAACTTTAAAATTAGATTGTCTTTATGTCAATAAACTTCTCGGCACGGATTTGGCAAAAGAGACGATTGTAAAGATTTTAAAAAGATTGGAGTTTAGCGTAAAGACACAATCTAAGTCAAGACTCACGATAAAGGCGCCGGATTTTCGAAAGGACATAGAAGGTCAAGAAGATGTAATTGAAGAGATCGTACGTATCTCAGGATACGATAATATAGGCTTGACATTACCTGCAATTATAGCCAAGCCGCAGCAGAGGGAGAGTGTATTTCTGGATGAGTGCAAAAGAGTTATCAAGCGTACTCTTTGTGCCTCTGGATTTTTTGAAGTCATTTCTTATAGTCTGGAGAGTGAGGCCAAGGCCAGTATCTTATCCGTAGATGGCAAAGAAATAGTAAGAATCGAAAATCCTTTAAGCAAAGAGCAGGAGGTTTTACGGCTCAGTCTTTTAGCCGGACTCCTAGATGTAGCAGCGTATAATTTTAATCGCTCGATAGATGATGTAAATATTTTTGAGATGGGAGCTGTTTTTAAAGACACAAGCAGTAAGATAGAGGAGTCTCAAGAGATGGGGATTCTGGCAGCAGGAAAGAAAATAGATGATTGGTATCGCCAGGCCTGTCTAAAGGAGAAAGCAGACTTCTCGCTTTTTGATATAAAAGGTATCCTGGAGACTTGTTTCCTGCGTTTAGGAATTGATATAGCCAGGCTGGATTTTTCCCCGCAAGCATTAACGCCCTATGAGAATGGCATAGGTATAGGGGTTAGCTGTCAAGGCAGCAGCATAGGTCATTTTGGCAAAGTAGAGGATCTTACATTAAAGAAGTGGGGAATCCGCAAGAAGAACGTATTCCTAGCCCTGATAGGGTTGGATAAGCTACTGGCCATCTCCAATCTAGGCAAGAGTTTTACTAAATTCTCTGTTTTTCCTACTGCTGCCAGAGACATAAGCATTATTATAGAGAAGGGAGTTCGCATAAAAACAATAAAGGATGAAATCCTAAAAAAAGATATACCGATTTTGAAGGAGATTTTGCTCTTTGATGAATACAGGGGAGCCAATATTCCGAAAGGTTCTCGCAGCCTATCCTTTTCTCTTAAATTTGCAGCCTTTGATCGCACCTTGAAAGAGGAGGAGATAAATGCCGCGCTGGAGAAAGTAAAGGATTTGCTTACGGATAGATTTTCTGCTCAAATAAGATAG
- the pheS gene encoding phenylalanine--tRNA ligase subunit alpha, which translates to MFADLKHIQEQALKEIENAATVEELDKLKVKYLSRKGLLPEYFKNIKSVSTQERPQFGKALNKLKADITREADNKSRQLKKKPILACGDIDFTADGIKTRLGKEHIINQTIDNTCAIFEKMGFEVVEGPEVETEFNNFTGLNIPLNHPSRDAFDTFYLKTQERLLLRSHTSPVQIRVMKNCAPPLAVVVPGKVYRPDATDASHSFMFHQIEGFVVSTDIRFSDLKGVLDLFAKELFGPDIKMRFRPHFFPFTEPSAEVDISCIICSSKKGHCSVCGGKGWLEVLGAGMIHPNVFKHVGYPAGRYRGFAFGMGIERIAMLKCGIGDIRLFFENDLRFLEQF; encoded by the coding sequence ATGTTTGCTGATCTTAAGCATATTCAGGAACAGGCGCTGAAAGAGATTGAAAATGCAGCCACGGTTGAGGAGCTTGATAAGCTCAAGGTAAAGTATCTTAGCCGCAAGGGGTTGTTGCCTGAGTATTTTAAGAATATAAAATCTGTTTCTACTCAAGAAAGACCGCAATTTGGTAAGGCCCTAAACAAGTTAAAGGCAGATATCACGCGAGAGGCTGATAATAAATCAAGACAACTTAAGAAAAAGCCAATTCTTGCCTGTGGCGATATTGATTTCACTGCTGATGGCATTAAGACGCGGCTGGGCAAAGAACACATAATAAATCAAACCATAGATAATACCTGTGCTATTTTTGAAAAAATGGGGTTTGAGGTTGTAGAGGGTCCTGAGGTTGAGACAGAATTTAATAATTTTACTGGTTTGAACATCCCCTTAAATCATCCTTCCCGAGATGCATTCGACACGTTCTATTTAAAGACACAAGAGAGATTACTGCTGCGCAGTCACACTTCACCTGTGCAGATAAGGGTAATGAAAAACTGCGCACCACCTTTGGCTGTGGTGGTCCCAGGAAAGGTATACCGCCCAGATGCAACAGACGCCTCTCATTCTTTTATGTTTCATCAGATCGAGGGCTTTGTCGTTTCCACTGATATAAGATTTTCTGATCTAAAGGGTGTATTAGATTTATTTGCCAAGGAACTATTCGGCCCGGATATAAAGATGCGCTTTCGGCCGCATTTTTTCCCATTTACCGAACCATCGGCAGAGGTAGATATATCCTGCATAATATGTAGTAGTAAAAAAGGTCACTGTAGTGTCTGTGGCGGAAAAGGTTGGCTTGAAGTTTTAGGGGCAGGGATGATTCATCCTAATGTATTTAAACACGTCGGCTACCCAGCAGGACGCTATAGAGGATTTGCCTTTGGCATGGGGATTGAGCGTATTGCGATGCTAAAGTGTGGCATAGGCGATATCCGTCTATTCTTTGAAAACGATTTACGATTTTTGGAGCAATTCTGA
- a CDS encoding TrkH family potassium uptake protein, translating to MILKPQREDLQIIAFFIGKIAIGLGLVMFIPLIVALCLGENPAGFDFLIAASLALIVGLSMTILCRTGKDLNWTQGMIVVALSWLLAMVFGAIPFYLSGHWRSFLDACFDAMSGFATTGLVLVTDLDHLPLSVNLWRHLIMFIGGQGIVVVVLAFLLKGFSGALKMYVGEAREEKILPNIIQTARFIWLVSIVYFIIGTIVLSLVGKFEGLSWGRAFFHGSCIFMAAFDTGGFSPQSQNMLYYHSPLFELVSIFLMFLGALNFKLHHTIWTGDRKELRRNIEIITFIVTLSIAFFITALALHRLNIYPNAVMLMRRGFFQVFSAHTGTGHTNLYPQQMVASWNSLALVGLIVAMAIGGCVCSTTGGIKLLRIGVLFKALVQDIKSILLSERAIVVGKIHHIKDMILEEKHVRSALTIFLAFLFLYSFGSLMGMFMGYSLLSSLFESTSAAANVGLSCGITSPTMPQALKIVYIFQMWIGRLEFMSVFVLIGFIVSAIKGK from the coding sequence ATGATTCTTAAACCACAAAGAGAAGATTTACAAATAATCGCATTTTTTATCGGCAAAATCGCTATCGGTTTAGGTCTGGTGATGTTCATCCCGCTTATTGTTGCTTTATGCTTAGGGGAGAATCCTGCTGGATTCGATTTTTTAATAGCTGCATCCTTGGCCTTGATCGTCGGTCTTAGCATGACTATTTTATGCCGGACTGGAAAAGATCTTAATTGGACGCAGGGTATGATTGTGGTTGCCTTATCTTGGTTGCTGGCTATGGTCTTTGGCGCAATTCCTTTTTATTTAAGCGGCCACTGGCGCTCCTTTCTAGATGCATGTTTTGATGCCATGAGCGGATTTGCGACTACAGGATTAGTTTTGGTTACGGATTTAGACCATCTGCCGCTTTCTGTAAACCTATGGCGGCATTTGATTATGTTTATTGGCGGGCAGGGGATCGTGGTTGTTGTTTTAGCCTTTCTCTTAAAAGGCTTCTCCGGCGCCTTAAAGATGTATGTGGGGGAGGCAAGAGAGGAGAAGATCCTGCCAAATATAATCCAGACAGCGCGTTTCATCTGGCTGGTAAGCATTGTCTATTTTATTATCGGTACAATAGTATTGTCTTTGGTGGGAAAGTTTGAGGGCCTGTCTTGGGGCAGGGCATTTTTTCATGGCTCTTGCATTTTCATGGCAGCCTTTGACACAGGAGGATTTAGCCCTCAATCGCAGAACATGCTTTATTATCACAGCCCGCTTTTTGAGCTTGTCAGTATTTTCTTGATGTTTCTGGGAGCATTAAATTTCAAACTACATCATACTATCTGGACCGGGGATCGCAAGGAATTACGCAGGAATATAGAGATAATTACGTTTATTGTAACCTTAAGCATTGCTTTCTTTATAACTGCCCTTGCCCTTCATCGGCTTAATATCTATCCTAACGCTGTTATGCTCATGCGCAGGGGTTTCTTTCAGGTATTTTCCGCCCACACAGGCACAGGTCATACTAATCTTTATCCGCAGCAGATGGTAGCTAGTTGGAACTCTTTAGCCTTGGTAGGTCTTATCGTTGCTATGGCCATAGGAGGCTGTGTTTGTTCTACTACCGGAGGAATAAAACTTTTGAGAATCGGAGTGCTTTTTAAGGCGCTTGTCCAGGATATAAAGAGCATACTCTTGAGCGAACGTGCTATTGTAGTTGGCAAAATACACCACATAAAAGACATGATCCTGGAGGAGAAACACGTTAGATCAGCCTTAACTATTTTCTTGGCATTTCTTTTTCTATATTCTTTCGGATCCTTGATGGGGATGTTTATGGGTTATTCTTTATTGTCTTCTCTTTTTGAGTCTACCTCAGCTGCAGCAAATGTCGGTCTTTCATGCGGCATTACCTCGCCGACAATGCCGCAGGCGTTAAAGATTGTATACATTTTTCAGATGTGGATAGGGCGGCTTGAATTTATGTCAGTTTTTGTTTTGATCGGCTTTATTGTTTCAGCCATAAAAGGAAAGTAG
- a CDS encoding NAD-binding protein, which produces MYIIIVGAGRVGYSLATRLIADKHAVVLIDSDKEVCEELAKILNALVICGDGCDPHVLEDARIDRCDVVAVVTGSDEDNLVICQLAKEKFHVARTVSRVNDPANEKIFSQLGVDVPIDATEIIAKIVEEEVSFADFVNLLSFKRGKLAIVRVDLPADSPVIKKDVQSIKLPADSVFVSIIRGDEVIVPKGDTVLEAGDDIIALTLIENEQQLLNALIGKI; this is translated from the coding sequence GTGTATATAATAATTGTTGGAGCAGGAAGGGTCGGATATTCTCTGGCTACGCGTTTAATCGCGGATAAACATGCTGTGGTACTTATTGATAGCGATAAGGAAGTCTGCGAAGAGTTGGCCAAGATATTAAACGCCTTAGTAATCTGCGGAGACGGCTGCGATCCTCATGTCTTGGAGGATGCGCGCATTGATCGTTGCGATGTTGTTGCTGTGGTAACAGGAAGCGATGAGGATAATTTAGTGATTTGTCAGCTGGCTAAGGAGAAATTTCATGTGGCGCGTACTGTCTCGCGAGTAAATGACCCAGCCAATGAAAAGATATTCAGTCAGTTAGGGGTTGATGTCCCCATAGACGCTACTGAGATCATCGCCAAGATTGTTGAAGAAGAGGTCTCGTTTGCCGACTTTGTCAATCTCCTAAGTTTTAAACGCGGAAAACTTGCTATTGTGAGAGTTGATTTACCGGCGGATTCACCCGTGATAAAGAAAGATGTCCAGTCCATTAAGCTGCCGGCTGATTCGGTTTTTGTTTCCATTATTCGAGGCGATGAGGTGATTGTGCCTAAAGGCGATACAGTTTTAGAGGCAGGAGATGATATCATTGCCCTTACATTAATCGAAAATGAACAGCAGCTCCTCAATGCCCTTATTGGCAAGATATGA
- a CDS encoding TrkA family potassium uptake protein has translation MYIIIVGCGRVGAQLAKLLSEEGHNVVVVDKNIAAFDRVGQTFNGITQTGNGCNSDVLKKAGIEKADVFCALTDYDNTNIMASQIAKKIFKVPKVFARVYDPQRAAIYKTLGLDTVSGTVIFAEVIKDKIK, from the coding sequence ATGTACATAATTATTGTTGGTTGTGGAAGAGTCGGGGCACAGTTAGCTAAGCTTTTAAGCGAGGAAGGCCATAACGTAGTGGTTGTGGACAAAAACATCGCCGCCTTTGATCGCGTTGGCCAGACCTTTAACGGCATCACACAGACGGGCAACGGATGTAATAGCGATGTGCTGAAGAAGGCGGGCATTGAAAAGGCAGATGTCTTTTGCGCCCTGACTGATTATGACAATACGAATATTATGGCCTCGCAGATTGCTAAGAAGATTTTTAAAGTGCCTAAGGTCTTTGCACGTGTATATGATCCTCAGAGGGCAGCCATTTATAAGACATTAGGGCTTGATACAGTAAGCGGCACGGTTATTTTTGCTGAAGTTATCAAAGATAAAATTAAATAG
- the rplT gene encoding 50S ribosomal protein L20 yields MARSTRSPGSRKRRKKILKAAKGFWGDRSKRYKLAKGTVERGLAFAYRDRRVRKRDFRRLWIVRINAACRLNKISYSRFINGLLKAKIALDRKMLADVAVNDPKTFKKLVEISKH; encoded by the coding sequence ATGGCACGATCAACAAGGAGTCCCGGAAGTAGAAAAAGAAGAAAAAAGATATTAAAGGCAGCAAAGGGTTTCTGGGGAGACCGTAGTAAGCGATATAAACTTGCAAAGGGTACGGTAGAACGCGGGCTTGCTTTTGCCTATCGTGACAGAAGAGTGCGCAAGCGTGATTTTCGCAGGCTTTGGATTGTGCGAATCAATGCTGCCTGCAGACTGAACAAGATAAGTTATAGCCGCTTTATCAATGGCCTCCTCAAGGCAAAGATAGCCCTAGATAGGAAGATGCTTGCGGATGTGGCAGTAAATGATCCTAAGACGTTTAAGAAGTTGGTTGAAATCAGCAAGCACTAA